In the genome of Triticum urartu cultivar G1812 chromosome 5, Tu2.1, whole genome shotgun sequence, one region contains:
- the LOC125506663 gene encoding uncharacterized protein LOC125506663, whose translation MVSWTDGSSSEDSEVQIISSYDSPIKIPPTMDDPLFTGSTDDLRVMCEHGKPGKKCVAFQGISTGRRFIACAVERVNNCGLVQWVDEEWPDHLQNALHKLWLMYEDSIQANKMACLEHSFTVHNLAQQKKELQETYEKLVEDVNGIFPSVNNLLDSQDNLPHGTDMNIADSSMEKDAEIKKLKAVVDQLKCIHVAQANVIRNLKFNHLKEKEKMSSDKRTLEFSFADLKKEKEKLDCYIVELTKEKEKLSIEKSTLQCAVADLKKEGESNKRKLKEIKGICGEE comes from the exons ATGGTGTCTTGGACCGACGGCTCGAGCAGTGAGGACTCCGAGGTGCAGATCATTTCTTCCTACGACTCCCCTATTAAG ATCCCACCAACAATGGATGACCCGTTGTTCACTGGTTCTACTGACGATTTGAGGGTGATGTGCGAGCATGGCAAGCCAGGGAAGAAATGTGTTGCATTCCAGGGGATAAGCACTGGGAGGAGGTTCATTGCCTGTGCCGTAGAA AGAGTTAATAACTGTGGATTAGTGCAGTGGGTAGATGAGGAGTGGCCAGATCATCTGCAGAATGCACTCCACAAACTGTGGCTTATGTATGAGGATAGCATCCAGGCCAATAAGATGGCATGCCTTGAGCATTCATTTACTGTGCACAATCTAGCACAACAGAAAAAAGAGTTGCAAGAGACTTATGAGAAGCTTGTTGAAGATGTgaat ggcatatttccttcagtgaaCAACCTCTTGGATTCTCAGGATAATCTGCCACATGGAACTGATATGAATATTGCTGACAGCAGCATGGAAAAGGATGCTGAGATCAAAAAATTGAAGGCAGTTGTTGATCAGTTGAAGTGCATTCATGTTGCTCAAGCCAATGTCATTAGGAATTTGAAGTTCAATCATCTGAAAGAGAAGGAAAAGATGAGCTCTGATAAGAGGACTTTGGAGTTTAGCTTTGCTGACCTGAAGAAAGAGAAGGAGAAGCTGGATTGTTACATTGTTGAGTTGACTAAAGAGAAGGAGAAGTTGAGCATTGAGAAGAGTACTTTGCAGTGTGCTGTTGCTGACCTGAAGAAAGAAGGTGAAAGTAACAAGAGGAAGCTGAAGGAAATCAAGGGTATTTGTGGTGAAGAATAA